In Astatotilapia calliptera chromosome 23, fAstCal1.2, whole genome shotgun sequence, a genomic segment contains:
- the slc10a4 gene encoding sodium/bile acid cotransporter 4: MENSSLPGGSAQSAGSVDFITLKQVDSPEEGVMKGLGAVGRAVFLQGSGYRTVAEFMAVLPTETSHLMPAFWDSPLSHGINVFVGLVLCFTMLGLGCTVEVSQLGEHIRRPIGVLLALVCQFVIMPLVAFLLALAFSLDDVAAMAVLLCGCCPGGNLSNIMSLLVHGEMNLSIIMTISSTLLALVLMPLCLWIYSRAWINTPVVNLLPFGAIILTLCSTLIPIGFGVMLRYRYTRVADIVLKASLWSLLFTLVLLFILTGAMLGPELLSTIPPSVYVVAVLMPLCGYAAGYGLAVLFDLPPNSRRAVSLETGCQNVQLCTAILKLAFPPQLMGGMYMFPLLYALFQATEAGIFILAYRMYRREVLHKPDPMVDGEDTDINYQRFEDEDFEPSYGAVTVSDPNTIMLDPCPPDPTPV, from the exons ATGGAGAACTCCAGTCTGCCGGGTGGAAGTGCGCAAAGTGCTGGTTCGGTGGACTTTATTACTTTAAAGCAAGTGGATTCTCCGGAGGAGGGTGTCATGAAGGGATTAGGAGCGGTCGGTCGTGCCGTGTTTCTCCAAGGCAGCGGTTACAGGACTGTAGCCGAGTTTATGGCCGTTCTCCCGACGGAAACCTCTCACCTGATGCCTGCCTTCTGGGACTCCCCGCTCAGTCACGGCATCAATGTGTTCGTCGGACTGGTACTTTGCTTCACTATGTTGGGGCTGGGCTGCACGGTGGAGGTCAGCCAGCTCGGAGAACATATCCGCCGACCCATCGGGGTGCTCCTGGCTCTGGTGTGTCAGTTTGTTATCATGCCACTAGTGGCTTTTCTTTTGGCGCTAGCCTTTTCTTTGGATGATGTGGCGGCGATGGCCGTGCTCCTCTGTGGCTGCTGTCCTGGAGGAAACTTGTCAAATATTATGTCTCTGCTTGTGCACGGAGAGATGAATCTAAG CATCATCATGACCATATCCTCCACTCTGCTGGCGCTCGTTTTGATGCCGCTCTGCCTCTGGATCTACAGTCGAGCCTGGATCAACACCCCTGTGGTTAACCTCCTGCCCTTTGGGGCCATCATACTGACACTTTGCAGCACCCTCATCCCCATTGGGTTTGGAGTTATGCTTAGGTACCGCTACACGCGAGTGGCGGATATTGTTTTAAAG gcttctctgtggtctttgtTGTTCACCCTGGTGTTACTCTTCATCCTTACTGGAGCAATGCTGGGGCCAGAGCTGCTCTCCACCATCCCGCCTTCTGTCTACGTGGTGGCTGTGCTGATGCCTCTGTGCGGTTACGCTGCAGGTTACGGGCTGGCAGTGCTTTTTGACTTGCCCCCCAACAGTCGCAGGGCTGTGTCTCTGGAGACGGGCTGCCAGAATGTGCAGCTGTGTACGGCTATCCTGAAGCTGGCCTTCCCTCCTCAGCTGATGGGGGGGATGTACATGTTTCCCCTGCTCTACGCCCTGTTCCAAGCAACCGAGGCTGGGATTTTCATCCTGGCCTACAGGATGTACAGGAGGGAGGTCCTGCATAAACCAGATCCCATGGTGGACGGTGAGGACACGGACATAAATTATCAAAGGTTTGAAGACGAGGACTTTGAACCGTCATATGGTGCGGTGACAGTGAGCGACCCAAACACTATCATGCTGGATCCTTGTCCTCCTGATCCAACTCCAGTTTAA